One region of Leptolyngbya sp. NIES-3755 genomic DNA includes:
- a CDS encoding helicase-like protein (similar to AA sequence:cyanobase_aa:Tery_4237): MASLHNHRWKISYSSDENNPISDFYIPALECAVKYDRKAGFFNSSILSKVARGLGAMLDNAGQMRLIMGCQFSPADLQAIQKGYELRSMMNDRLNESLQPPTNFAQLKHFEILSWLIQNNILDIRIAIPLKSDGTPENSQEQLDPNRLFHEKVGIITDSNGDRLAFSGSNNESIGGWYANVESFHVYLAWEGGRDLERVKLECDRFERLWNNQTANVRVFEVPEAVKKRLLQYVPKHKPTWSQEIEFDQKELDLEVSPEILSEAPQSPEDYQREIEQFKKLATLHEHPGCLDFTLKTIPIQPWIHQIKILRRYAEEFPRNGLIADEVGLGKTIETGLILRYLILSKKAQRILVLAPASVQPQWQDELREKFNLHFWSLSQGELRDSFKRSIPLAENPWNTQNLILASSHLVRRKERMQELLDSEPWDFVILDEAHHARRKSPQNRKETPNRLLELMQKLKDRTKALLLLSATPMQIDPIEVFDLLNLLGLKGHWQYADNFCDYFKHIASEVDSHILNFWQQMSTDYFAQGGQSCPRLQQHLTKRDRLLAYKLEDTWQKGRIRIAPNQTKDEAFMTASRQFLTVNTPLKDLMFRHTRDTLRQYYKLGVLEKDVPVREVWDNAVVLESAREAELYRAVSDYVRHFYRLAQKENRKALGFLMTLYRKRLTSSFYAIARSLDRRLNDLQTGQQTSLTPDDLIELDEAEDAVIDGLKTFFEPVHPREIEYLQDLLLQFENTGEDTKCAQFLTQLRQELNTRDSAIVFTQYTDTMDYLREFLRSSFGNQLACYSGRGGELYRDNQWTTVPKEDIKQRFRKGEIKILLCTESASEGLNLQTCGVLINYDMPWNPMRVEQRIGRIDRIGQRYPTVRIHNFYYDGTVEAKVYRKLRDRIDAFSTVVGKLQPILAKVPTFIERALNSADPQEEDVLLSEFETVLETPPLRPAIDEMVEMDVQADLAIMRQPMAMATMSIGEIETLFTTSKLLHSRGIQFERISQGVWKMLDRHQQYFITFDPAKYEEQPSLRLMLPGDPLLEKLLHHATNYFEK, translated from the coding sequence ATGGCTTCTCTGCATAACCACCGTTGGAAAATTAGCTACTCAAGCGACGAAAACAATCCGATCTCTGATTTCTATATTCCAGCGTTGGAATGCGCGGTGAAGTACGATCGCAAAGCCGGATTTTTCAACAGTTCTATTCTCAGCAAAGTCGCCCGTGGACTCGGCGCAATGCTCGACAATGCCGGACAAATGCGGCTGATTATGGGCTGTCAGTTTAGCCCTGCTGACCTGCAAGCAATTCAGAAAGGCTATGAACTGCGATCGATGATGAACGATCGCTTAAACGAATCCCTACAACCTCCAACCAACTTTGCCCAACTCAAACACTTCGAGATTTTAAGCTGGCTGATTCAGAACAACATTCTCGATATTCGTATCGCGATTCCGCTCAAATCGGACGGCACTCCAGAAAATAGCCAAGAACAGCTTGATCCAAATCGCCTCTTTCACGAAAAAGTTGGCATCATCACAGATAGTAATGGCGATCGCTTAGCATTCAGCGGCTCGAATAATGAATCGATCGGCGGCTGGTATGCCAATGTCGAATCCTTCCATGTGTATCTCGCTTGGGAAGGCGGACGGGACTTAGAGCGGGTGAAATTAGAATGCGATCGCTTTGAGCGACTCTGGAACAATCAAACCGCCAATGTGCGAGTGTTTGAAGTGCCCGAAGCTGTTAAAAAGCGACTGTTACAGTACGTTCCGAAACACAAGCCCACTTGGAGCCAGGAGATCGAGTTTGATCAGAAAGAACTCGATCTCGAAGTCTCTCCCGAAATTCTGTCCGAAGCCCCTCAATCACCCGAAGACTATCAGCGCGAAATTGAGCAGTTCAAGAAACTTGCAACGCTCCACGAGCATCCAGGTTGTCTCGATTTCACCCTCAAAACGATTCCCATTCAGCCTTGGATTCACCAAATCAAAATTCTGCGTCGCTATGCTGAAGAATTTCCGCGCAACGGATTGATCGCCGATGAAGTTGGACTGGGAAAAACGATCGAGACGGGTTTAATTCTGCGCTATCTCATTCTCTCAAAAAAAGCACAGCGCATTTTAGTACTGGCTCCCGCTAGTGTCCAACCCCAATGGCAAGATGAACTGCGCGAGAAATTCAATCTGCATTTTTGGAGCTTATCCCAAGGCGAACTGCGAGATTCATTTAAGCGATCGATTCCCCTTGCTGAAAATCCTTGGAATACACAAAATCTCATTCTGGCTTCGAGTCATCTGGTGCGCCGCAAAGAACGAATGCAAGAACTGTTAGACTCTGAGCCGTGGGATTTTGTGATTCTCGATGAAGCCCATCATGCTCGTCGTAAATCTCCTCAGAATCGGAAGGAAACCCCGAATCGATTGCTAGAGTTGATGCAAAAGCTCAAGGATAGAACTAAAGCTTTATTATTGCTCTCAGCGACTCCGATGCAGATTGATCCGATCGAGGTGTTCGATCTACTCAACCTATTAGGACTAAAAGGACATTGGCAATATGCTGATAACTTCTGTGATTACTTCAAACACATTGCTAGCGAAGTTGATTCACACATTCTGAACTTCTGGCAGCAGATGTCCACCGATTATTTTGCTCAAGGCGGTCAATCTTGTCCACGATTGCAGCAACATTTGACGAAACGCGATCGACTCTTAGCCTACAAGCTCGAAGATACCTGGCAAAAAGGACGAATCCGTATTGCTCCGAATCAAACTAAAGATGAAGCCTTTATGACTGCTTCTCGGCAATTTCTCACGGTCAATACGCCACTCAAGGATCTGATGTTTCGTCACACCCGCGATACGCTCAGACAGTATTACAAGTTAGGCGTTCTCGAAAAAGATGTGCCAGTCCGGGAGGTGTGGGACAATGCCGTTGTGTTAGAGTCCGCACGCGAAGCGGAACTATATCGGGCAGTGAGCGATTACGTGCGACACTTCTACCGTTTAGCTCAGAAAGAAAACCGCAAAGCATTAGGATTCTTGATGACGCTCTATCGCAAACGGCTGACCAGTTCATTTTATGCGATCGCTCGATCGCTCGATCGCCGCTTGAATGACCTGCAAACCGGACAGCAAACGAGCCTTACTCCCGACGATTTAATCGAACTTGATGAGGCTGAAGATGCGGTAATCGATGGCTTAAAAACATTCTTCGAGCCAGTTCATCCAAGAGAAATTGAATATCTGCAAGACTTGCTGCTTCAGTTCGAGAACACAGGCGAAGATACGAAATGCGCTCAATTTCTCACGCAGCTACGACAGGAACTAAACACACGAGATAGCGCGATCGTCTTTACGCAATACACCGACACGATGGATTATTTGCGAGAATTTTTGCGCTCTAGCTTTGGCAATCAACTCGCTTGCTATTCCGGTCGAGGCGGAGAGCTTTACCGCGATAATCAATGGACAACTGTACCCAAGGAAGACATCAAACAGCGCTTCCGTAAGGGCGAAATCAAAATCCTGCTTTGTACTGAATCTGCAAGTGAAGGCTTGAACTTACAAACTTGCGGTGTGTTAATTAACTATGATATGCCGTGGAATCCAATGCGGGTTGAGCAGCGAATTGGACGCATCGATCGCATCGGTCAGCGCTATCCAACAGTACGAATTCATAACTTTTACTACGATGGAACCGTTGAAGCAAAAGTGTATCGCAAATTGCGCGATCGCATTGATGCGTTCTCCACGGTTGTGGGCAAACTCCAGCCGATTCTGGCAAAAGTTCCAACCTTCATCGAACGAGCGCTCAACAGTGCTGATCCTCAAGAAGAAGACGTACTGCTATCCGAGTTTGAAACCGTTCTCGAAACGCCGCCCCTGCGTCCTGCGATCGATGAAATGGTTGAAATGGATGTGCAGGCGGATTTAGCCATCATGCGACAACCGATGGCAATGGCTACGATGTCGATCGGTGAAATTGAGACACTGTTTACCACCTCAAAGCTGCTTCATTCACGAGGGATTCAGTTCGAGCGAATCAGTCAAGGCGTGTGGAAAATGCTCGATCGACATCAACAGTACTTCATCACGTTTGATCCCGCAAAGTATGAAGAACAGCCTTCATTGCGACTGATGCTTCCTGGAGATCCTTTGCTGGAAAAACTGCTACATCATGCTACTAACTACTTCGAGAAATAG
- a CDS encoding hypothetical protein (similar to AA sequence:cyanobase_aa:Cyan7425_0177): MKVKGILRGRTIELIEAIDLPNETEIVIDIDEQQFITPEERRRRLNEFLNRPRTPEEQEAFDQLAANLENMDAEQQGMMELYYGSRDEYSVRSDRPLASFIGSAKGSFATPEEVDQFIRQERDAWES, translated from the coding sequence ATGAAAGTCAAAGGAATCTTACGCGGAAGAACGATCGAGCTAATTGAAGCGATCGATCTTCCCAATGAAACGGAGATTGTAATCGACATTGATGAGCAGCAATTTATCACGCCCGAAGAGCGAAGACGAAGGCTCAATGAATTTCTCAACCGACCTCGCACACCAGAAGAACAAGAGGCATTTGATCAACTAGCAGCGAACCTGGAAAATATGGATGCAGAACAGCAGGGGATGATGGAGCTATATTACGGTAGCCGCGATGAGTACTCTGTTAGAAGCGATCGTCCTCTAGCAAGCTTCATTGGTTCAGCAAAGGGCAGTTTTGCAACTCCTGAAGAAGTTGATCAATTTATTCGGCAGGAACGCGACGCATGGGAATCTTGA
- a CDS encoding hypothetical protein (similar to AA sequence:cyanobase_aa:Cyan7425_4422) has protein sequence MKSTPAKKKAFSKFKLDEAYKQLNLEHLILWEINAEPLSPTDAFQLHLDRLKLFDLERTEEGKKLLIDAILLEAIQAFKRLKIWKGANLESEVAHGAADYLITENRGYFGTPFLCIVEAKKDDFEQGAAQCLVEMQACQWSNQQIGRAIDIFGIVTNGEGWKFYKLDTLGAVYETLLYAVSDLQSILGSLNFIFQHCEQNLMQGATQ, from the coding sequence ATGAAATCAACCCCCGCTAAGAAAAAAGCATTTTCCAAATTTAAGCTCGATGAAGCCTACAAGCAGCTAAACCTTGAACACTTAATCCTTTGGGAGATTAACGCAGAACCCCTTTCCCCAACAGATGCCTTTCAATTGCACCTCGATCGACTCAAATTATTCGACTTAGAACGAACGGAAGAAGGCAAAAAACTCTTAATCGATGCCATTCTGCTCGAAGCAATTCAAGCCTTCAAGCGTCTGAAAATTTGGAAGGGAGCGAATTTAGAAAGCGAAGTTGCTCATGGTGCAGCAGACTATTTAATCACTGAAAATCGCGGCTATTTTGGTACTCCTTTCTTGTGCATTGTTGAAGCGAAAAAAGATGACTTTGAGCAAGGAGCAGCACAGTGCTTAGTCGAGATGCAAGCGTGTCAATGGAGTAATCAACAAATTGGAAGAGCGATCGACATTTTTGGCATCGTCACCAACGGCGAAGGCTGGAAGTTCTACAAACTTGATACTTTAGGTGCTGTATATGAAACACTGCTCTACGCTGTGAGTGATCTTCAATCCATTTTGGGATCTCTCAATTTTATCTTTCAACACTGTGAACAAAACCTAATGCAAGGAGCCACCCAATGA
- a CDS encoding ABC transporter permease protein (similar to AA sequence:cyanobase_aa:all2651) — MKFLALKSRFKARHGERPLAWAQLSHQKVRLLVALGGITFANVLIFMQLGFRSLFTEGATALPESIAGDLFLVNPSTRFIGARGFDRIRLYQAASVRGVANSTPLYIEDGVWAYSQENISFQARIYAFNPKQQVFQIPEVTQQAAKLNLPGSVLFDRLSRSSFGPIPQQVAERGYATAFLNQRRIAVVGLFNMGNSFFIGEGNVIMSEANYRDLFGEEALKRVGVGILTLEPGADIAAVKAGIQATVPGVEVLTHAELIAKELKFQESTPAGPIFSFGAIMGFVIGVVVVYQVLYADISDHLSEYATLKAIGYSDLALLRVILQEALLLGILGFAPGCVTSFFMYGLLAHITRLELVMRLDVAVTVLILTLIMCVASAAIASNKLRSADPADVF; from the coding sequence ATGAAATTTCTTGCGCTCAAATCCCGATTCAAAGCCCGTCACGGAGAGCGTCCACTTGCCTGGGCACAGCTATCTCACCAGAAAGTTCGACTGCTTGTTGCGCTGGGCGGAATTACCTTTGCCAACGTGCTGATTTTTATGCAGTTGGGATTCCGATCGCTCTTCACCGAAGGCGCAACTGCCCTACCTGAAAGCATTGCAGGGGATTTATTTCTGGTTAATCCTAGCACTCGATTTATCGGAGCGCGGGGATTCGATCGCATCCGGCTCTACCAGGCTGCTTCTGTCCGGGGAGTGGCTAATTCTACACCGCTCTACATTGAGGATGGCGTGTGGGCATATTCCCAGGAAAACATTTCGTTTCAGGCGAGAATCTATGCGTTTAATCCCAAGCAGCAGGTCTTTCAGATTCCGGAGGTCACTCAACAAGCCGCAAAGCTGAACTTACCGGGCAGCGTGCTATTCGATCGACTGTCCCGATCGTCGTTTGGACCGATTCCTCAACAGGTTGCAGAAAGAGGATACGCTACAGCCTTTTTGAATCAGCGGCGGATAGCAGTGGTTGGATTATTCAATATGGGAAATTCCTTCTTTATTGGTGAGGGAAATGTGATCATGAGTGAAGCCAACTACCGTGACCTGTTTGGAGAAGAAGCGCTGAAGCGAGTAGGGGTAGGAATTTTGACTTTAGAGCCAGGAGCCGATATTGCAGCAGTCAAAGCCGGAATTCAGGCAACGGTACCGGGGGTTGAAGTCCTAACCCATGCAGAACTGATTGCAAAGGAACTCAAGTTTCAGGAATCTACTCCGGCTGGACCGATTTTTTCCTTTGGTGCCATTATGGGATTTGTGATTGGCGTTGTAGTTGTTTATCAAGTGCTTTATGCCGACATTAGCGATCACTTATCGGAATATGCCACGCTCAAAGCGATCGGTTACTCCGATTTGGCTTTACTGAGAGTCATTCTCCAGGAAGCGCTGCTATTAGGTATTTTGGGTTTTGCTCCTGGATGCGTCACTTCTTTTTTCATGTATGGTTTATTAGCCCACATTACTCGTCTTGAGCTTGTGATGCGTCTAGACGTGGCAGTCACGGTTCTGATTCTGACCTTGATCATGTGTGTGGCTTCAGCGGCGATCGCATCTAACAAATTGCGCTCTGCTGATCCTGCCGACGTGTTTTAA
- a CDS encoding DevA like ABC transporter ATPase component (similar to AA sequence:cyanobase_aa:AM1_2573), whose translation MNSTPVIAIQNLTYSFGKGVLQKTVLADINLAVNRGEIVILMGPSGSGKTTLLTLIGALRSVQTGSLKVLDHELQGASKPKRIQVRSQIGFIFQTHNLLRCLTAWENVSMSLKLHQQILPSERRERAIAMLQAVGLGSQATDYPDHLSGGQKQRVAIARALVNHPPLILADEPTAALDRKTGRDVVDILQRLAKEQHCAILLVTHDNRILDIADRIVQMEDGHLCSSQRAT comes from the coding sequence ATGAACTCAACTCCTGTGATTGCCATTCAAAACCTGACCTATAGCTTTGGGAAAGGAGTACTGCAAAAGACAGTGCTGGCTGATATCAATCTGGCGGTTAACAGAGGTGAAATTGTGATTCTGATGGGTCCGTCTGGTAGTGGTAAAACTACGTTACTAACTCTGATTGGAGCCTTACGATCTGTACAAACCGGAAGCCTCAAAGTGCTAGATCACGAGTTGCAGGGTGCTAGCAAACCGAAGCGAATTCAGGTTCGGAGCCAGATCGGATTTATTTTCCAAACTCACAATCTGCTGCGATGCCTGACCGCTTGGGAAAATGTCAGTATGTCCTTGAAACTACATCAACAAATTCTCCCCAGTGAACGGCGGGAACGAGCGATCGCCATGCTACAGGCAGTCGGTTTGGGTTCACAAGCAACCGATTATCCAGATCATCTTTCCGGTGGACAAAAGCAGCGAGTTGCAATCGCGCGGGCACTGGTAAATCATCCGCCGCTAATTTTGGCAGATGAACCCACTGCCGCACTCGATCGTAAAACGGGTCGAGATGTTGTGGATATTCTGCAACGGTTGGCAAAAGAACAGCACTGCGCCATTTTGCTGGTGACTCACGATAATCGGATTTTGGATATTGCCGATCGTATTGTGCAAATGGAGGACGGACACTTATGCAGCAGCCAAAGAGCCACATAG
- a CDS encoding PilT protein domain protein (similar to AA sequence:cyanobase_aa:Cyan7425_0178), which yields MGILTAIQGNRVYLDANIWIYALEAHPNFSTALAELFQAIDQGGLTAVTSELSLAETLVKPMLDQKVPRQIEYRQAISSRQYLRVIPIQRSLLIEAARLRATSNLKLPDAIHVATALTTQCTTFLTNDQGLRSITEMPIVILSQSISP from the coding sequence ATGGGAATCTTGACTGCTATTCAAGGCAATCGCGTCTATCTGGATGCAAATATCTGGATTTATGCGTTAGAAGCACACCCAAATTTTTCAACAGCATTAGCAGAATTATTTCAAGCGATCGACCAAGGAGGGCTTACCGCAGTGACCAGCGAATTGTCCCTTGCTGAGACGTTAGTTAAACCTATGCTTGATCAAAAAGTTCCTCGCCAAATCGAATACAGGCAAGCTATTTCCAGCCGTCAGTATTTGAGAGTCATTCCCATACAGCGATCGCTCCTGATTGAAGCCGCTCGTTTAAGAGCAACTTCAAACTTAAAGCTACCCGATGCCATTCACGTTGCAACTGCTTTAACTACACAATGCACAACCTTTCTCACCAATGATCAAGGACTACGATCAATCACTGAAATGCCTATTGTTATTCTGTCTCAATCTATCTCTCCTTAA
- a CDS encoding hypothetical protein (similar to AA sequence:cyanobase_aa:Tery_4236) — protein sequence MTTRKPVFIEKIMPVKLLNEQVYHEHGGNPFKGLHRWYSRKPLSFSRASVLGSLLPDEVSIEEFEYLLGLEWRKYRNKETKLYKTPPSPERIARVQELCEQQWGTRTPVVLDAFAGGGSIPFEAARYGLKVLASDLNPVAVVTMKAAIEYPLKFGADLQQDIDKWVKWVGDEAEKRLAEFFPSLPNEKVQTYFWAHTVVCPSCQSSIPLLPNGWLSRTTNYAGKGNERKATRDWYAVKLIAQPEKKQVGFDLVQGRKGKGSTIQVGDDEYEPEAANTISRGIGKCPNCHNIVEDEVIKACAQSTGLGHQLYAIAYKKGKTAIEFRLPSEVDLQGFNKAVQYLEKKRSELERLGFIPVQEVPSNTHRGPDMYLYGIHFWNQMFNPRQLLSLSVYSEIIDEAIALIQQNYDQERSQAITTYLALVLDRCVDKNCRLAHWDATALKTQPASAQHSLSLFWNYPESDGTTRLWSSSVDCISDYGQLCQYLDSSLGSQLIQATRHTEGNSFDGNRCDISLASADSLLHIDSGSVDIVVTDPPYYDSIRYGEISDFFYVWLRVALLKSFPDLFFNELTDKDNEAIANPGRFRNMGISPEELANQDYEAKMALAFAEYHRVLRDDGVMTVQFNHKDSGAWDVLAKSLIDAGFEVTASWSVSTENPQNLHQAQKNSVSSTVLLVCRKRDPQAGQAWWDDLRPQVANLVEHRAPEFEANEINGIDLYLSAFGPALNVFSRHSPILDTSGNEVRPEEAFSEARKAVANYRFRKLAQTDTLGFDPLTTWYILAWDAFRAREFPFDEARQLALAVGGFNVTDLAKTHKLLDSTSGICKLLTPDQRFKKRAFSTNPEDFTLTSLIDGLHAVIAVYLEEQSIDPVRRFLKTTGLLSNDLFIRAWEVTLRVIPHIGDDRKRMPEEKALADLWLAMDEIKAKVRYEQPELDLGNVQQSLF from the coding sequence ATGACGACCCGCAAGCCTGTGTTTATCGAGAAGATTATGCCTGTGAAGCTCCTGAATGAGCAGGTGTATCACGAACATGGGGGGAATCCGTTTAAGGGGTTGCATCGGTGGTATTCACGCAAACCTTTGTCGTTTAGTCGGGCTTCGGTGTTGGGATCGCTGTTGCCGGATGAGGTGTCGATCGAAGAATTTGAGTATCTTTTAGGGTTGGAGTGGCGCAAGTATCGCAACAAAGAAACGAAGCTGTACAAAACGCCGCCATCGCCGGAGCGGATTGCGCGGGTGCAGGAGTTGTGTGAGCAGCAGTGGGGGACAAGGACTCCGGTGGTGTTGGATGCGTTTGCGGGGGGCGGGAGTATTCCGTTTGAGGCGGCGCGGTATGGGTTGAAGGTGCTGGCTTCGGATCTTAATCCGGTGGCAGTGGTGACGATGAAAGCAGCGATCGAGTATCCGCTAAAGTTTGGGGCGGATTTGCAGCAGGATATCGATAAATGGGTGAAATGGGTGGGAGATGAGGCAGAGAAGCGACTTGCTGAGTTTTTCCCATCATTGCCAAACGAGAAGGTTCAAACTTACTTCTGGGCGCATACAGTAGTTTGTCCTTCCTGCCAATCATCTATTCCTCTGCTTCCGAATGGTTGGTTGAGTAGAACTACTAACTATGCAGGTAAAGGCAACGAACGCAAAGCAACTAGAGATTGGTATGCTGTGAAACTGATTGCTCAACCTGAGAAAAAGCAAGTTGGCTTTGATCTTGTTCAAGGTAGAAAAGGAAAGGGTTCAACCATTCAAGTAGGAGATGACGAATACGAACCAGAAGCAGCAAACACAATCAGTAGAGGTATTGGAAAATGTCCTAACTGTCATAACATCGTAGAGGATGAAGTAATTAAGGCTTGCGCTCAATCTACTGGTTTGGGACATCAGCTATATGCGATCGCATACAAAAAAGGGAAAACAGCAATTGAATTTAGATTGCCGAGTGAAGTCGATCTACAAGGCTTTAACAAAGCAGTTCAATACTTAGAGAAAAAGAGAAGCGAACTTGAGCGATTAGGATTTATTCCTGTTCAAGAAGTTCCCTCGAACACGCATAGAGGTCCAGATATGTATCTGTACGGAATTCATTTCTGGAATCAAATGTTTAATCCGAGACAGTTACTATCTCTTTCTGTTTATTCTGAAATCATTGACGAAGCTATTGCATTAATACAACAGAATTATGACCAAGAGAGATCACAAGCAATAACAACTTACCTAGCTTTAGTATTGGATCGGTGTGTTGATAAAAACTGTCGCCTTGCACACTGGGATGCAACAGCATTAAAAACACAACCTGCCAGTGCCCAGCACTCGTTAAGTCTGTTTTGGAACTATCCAGAATCTGATGGCACTACAAGATTGTGGTCTTCTTCAGTTGATTGTATAAGCGATTATGGTCAATTATGTCAGTACCTTGATTCTTCTCTAGGTAGTCAACTAATTCAAGCAACCAGACATACCGAGGGAAATAGTTTTGACGGAAATCGATGTGATATCTCTCTAGCCTCAGCAGATAGCTTACTGCATATTGACAGCGGCTCTGTAGATATTGTTGTTACTGATCCTCCTTATTATGACTCCATTCGATATGGAGAAATATCAGATTTTTTCTACGTGTGGCTGAGAGTTGCTTTGTTAAAGAGCTTTCCTGACTTATTTTTCAATGAGCTAACTGATAAAGATAATGAAGCGATCGCAAATCCTGGACGCTTCCGCAACATGGGCATCTCACCCGAAGAACTCGCCAACCAAGACTACGAAGCAAAAATGGCGCTTGCCTTCGCCGAATACCATCGAGTCCTGCGCGACGACGGCGTAATGACCGTCCAATTCAACCACAAAGACTCAGGAGCCTGGGATGTCCTCGCCAAATCCCTCATCGATGCCGGATTCGAGGTCACCGCCTCCTGGTCAGTCAGCACCGAAAACCCCCAAAATCTCCACCAAGCACAAAAAAACTCCGTCTCCAGCACCGTCCTCCTCGTCTGCCGCAAACGCGATCCGCAAGCCGGACAAGCCTGGTGGGACGATCTGCGCCCCCAAGTCGCCAACCTCGTCGAACACCGCGCCCCCGAATTCGAGGCAAACGAAATCAACGGCATCGACCTCTACCTCTCCGCCTTCGGACCCGCCCTCAACGTCTTCTCCCGCCACTCCCCGATCCTCGACACCTCCGGCAACGAAGTCCGCCCCGAAGAAGCCTTTAGTGAAGCCCGCAAAGCCGTCGCCAACTACCGCTTCCGCAAACTCGCCCAAACCGACACCCTCGGCTTCGACCCCCTCACCACCTGGTACATCCTCGCCTGGGATGCCTTCCGCGCTCGCGAATTCCCCTTCGATGAAGCTCGCCAGCTTGCCCTCGCTGTCGGAGGATTCAACGTCACCGACCTCGCCAAAACCCACAAACTGCTCGACTCCACCAGCGGCATCTGCAAACTCCTCACCCCCGACCAGCGCTTCAAAAAACGCGCCTTTTCCACCAACCCCGAAGACTTCACCCTCACTTCTCTGATCGATGGACTCCATGCGGTGATTGCCGTCTATCTCGAAGAACAATCCATTGATCCCGTCCGTCGCTTCCTCAAAACCACCGGACTTTTGAGCAACGATTTATTTATCCGAGCTTGGGAAGTGACTTTGCGCGTGATTCCGCATATTGGGGACGATCGAAAACGAATGCCCGAAGAAAAAGCCCTCGCTGATCTGTGGTTAGCAATGGACGAAATCAAAGCCAAAGTCCGCTATGAACAGCCAGAATTAGACTTAGGCAATGTGCAACAAAGTTTGTTTTAA
- a CDS encoding hypothetical protein (conserved hypothetical protein;~similar to AA sequence:cyanobase_aa:AM1_1777) yields MAFQKGENPHRPIAGSTIKVEPIRDKKAIVRIKKILANHPRDLCLFTVGINTAYRANELLSLRVGQVKGLQIGDVLELKQSKTHKYRPVTLNATAVAAIQNLLQASELREDDFLFSGQRGVLTVPTVSTLVKSWCQNVGLRGNYGSHTLRKTWGYWQRVERGTSIPLLMEAFGHATQRQTLSYLGIQSDEIAEIYSFEL; encoded by the coding sequence ATGGCATTTCAAAAAGGCGAAAATCCGCATCGTCCGATCGCAGGTTCAACGATCAAGGTTGAGCCGATTCGTGACAAAAAAGCGATCGTCCGCATCAAGAAAATTTTGGCAAATCATCCTCGTGATCTTTGTCTATTCACAGTGGGCATCAATACTGCTTATCGCGCTAATGAATTGCTGTCACTCAGGGTTGGGCAAGTCAAAGGATTGCAAATCGGAGATGTCCTCGAACTCAAGCAAAGTAAAACACATAAGTATCGACCTGTGACACTGAATGCAACTGCGGTCGCAGCAATCCAAAATCTGCTTCAAGCTTCGGAACTTAGAGAAGACGATTTTTTATTCAGTGGGCAACGGGGCGTATTGACTGTTCCAACAGTGAGTACTTTAGTGAAGTCCTGGTGTCAGAATGTTGGTTTGCGTGGCAACTATGGAAGTCACACACTCCGAAAGACATGGGGATATTGGCAGCGAGTCGAGCGGGGAACCAGCATTCCGTTGCTAATGGAAGCGTTCGGGCACGCAACACAACGACAGACGCTTTCTTATTTGGGAATTCAGTCTGATGAAATTGCAGAAATTTATAGCTTTGAGTTGTAG